The segment CTAGAACCGTCCATTGTACATTACGAATTAAGTTATTTGTTTAAATGAAATTATTATTACAAATAAATAATTAGCCATTGGCTCTTAAATGGAGATGAAAATAAACATCAAGCGAAAACCACGGTAAAAATGCCTTAGCCTTGTTCGGTTAGGGCATATCACACTAGAAATTTTTTCCACCAATAAAATTCTTATATAAATTAAGTAACGAttctagcaaaaaaaaaattttctTACGGTCGTATCTCGCAATACGAACAGGATCTTAGTAAACGTCAACCAATGCTCGGCTGCAATAAAAAGCCGCTGCTGCTGCAGGCTGCATCTGCAGCTACATCGTTTAAcagattgaggccttgtttagttttaaaaaaagttaagattttttcatcacatcgaatttttgaaaacatacataaagtattaaatacagataaaaataaaaactaattacacagtttgcctataatttgcgaAACGATTTTTTAAAGCCTAGTTAgcttatggttggacaataattatcaaatacaaacgaaattgttaCAATATCCAAAACTAAttttttttgccaactaaacaaggcgatgAACATTGTAGCTGCAGCGGCAGCAACAGCGCCTTTTTTACAGCCAAACATCCCTAGCGGCAAGAAGCAAAGAACTTGATTTACCAGAAGGATCACAGTCGAAAAGGCCTCATTACTTCATCTTTGCACGAGTCGTCGTATAGTATAGGAGAACGGAACAATCCTCTagatttctttctttttttataaaaaaaaaatacaatcgTTCATGGCCCCAGGAGCCTGGCTGGCCCCACCTGCCAGTGGAAGGTGGCATCGGCCACCGACCTACGCTTGCGACTGAACCAGAGTACCAGACCATGGCCTTCAAATTCCCCGGCCCGCCTCGTCGCCCAAACGTAACCGTCGCAACCAACACCtgccctcctcgtcctcgcaACCGCGCCAAGAAACCAAGAAACCCACACTCCCTCGCCGCCGTCCGCCTCCGCCCCTCCCGGGCCGCCCCGGCGATGGAGTTCTTCCCCGACGGGATGCACCTGCGGCTGCGCAACCGCAAGCACGGCACGTACCTCCACGCCGACGAGGACGGCGTGTACGTCTCCCTGACGCTGCACCGCGCCTCCCTGAACACGGCGTGGCAGGTGCACCGCGTCCTGCGCAGCGGCGGCGACTACGTCCTCCTCCACAGTGCAGCCTACGGCCGCTACCTCGCGCTCTCGCCGGAGCAGGTGTCGCTGGTCTACGTCGGCCACCGCGCCGTCCAGGGCGTCTACGAGAGCCCGGAGCAGGACGACGTGCTCTGGGAGGCCGTCTGGGTGGACGATGAGGGCGGCGACGTCCTCATGCTCCACGCCTCGAACCGTCTCCTCCGCGCCGCCCCCTGGAACCCACTCTTGAACAGCTGCGTCTTCGTCGACATCGACAATGCCGGCGCGATGATGCATTGGGTGGTCGAGGCCATCCCCCTGAGACCGGAGCCGCCGCCACTGCCAGCCGTAACTCCGGTGAGCTCGCCGTCCCGCTCTCATTGCAACTCATCGCGTTGATTTGCGTAGCTTTCTTGGAATCTGTCGATTCTGCGAATCTTTTATTCAGTTTGCATGCATGAAACCTCGAACCACCGAAACTTGATGACAACATTCCCCTTCCCTTGGCACAATTGTTGGTACATTTCGCCAGATTTTCCTCCGTTGTCACTGAAGATATCTGTTACTGAATTCTGCCTGATGTTGATGCAATTCTTTGTACATTTTGTGCCAAGATCACAAGTACATTTGTTCAGAAGTGGTTCTGTCAGGGTTCTTGAATTCTTGCTCCCTCTGCATTTGGTTCGCTCTgaacattttttttgtttctttgcgGCATGTGTTCAGATTTGTTCATCGAGTACCAGCATTGTCTCTGCTTATTTTGGTTCCATTGCAACAGCTTCCCATTGGAGTTGTGTTGTGGCGGAAGATCGTATACATGAGGGCAGATGATCACGGGAACTTCGATCCGCTCGCTAGGAGAACGTACGATTTCAGCGGCAGGTCCTTGAACCAACTGACGGGCGACCTGGCGAATCAGCTGCGCGAACCGTTCCACCGCATCACGCTGTGCGTGCGCGCCGGCTCCCATGGGCGGCTGACCCCTTTGGCCATCGACCTGCCTTCCAACCAGCAGGCGATGGAGATCATTGTCCTCACCACCATGTCACCAGGTGAGCTTTGTATATTTTTCAGTAGTCTGTTTGTAATCTCATGATAGGTGTTGAATTGATCAGACGATGACAGTAGGAGTACAATAGCTTCAATATTGTGTACCATTGCTCATATGCTCACCTGGTGTGAGGAACCTGTAAAATTGTTGCTGCAAGTTGGATGTTTAGTAGATCATGGCGTTATACTGATGACAGTGGAAACTGTGACTTGCTTAATGTGTGCTTTAACTCAGATTTTCAGAAACTTTTTTTGGTTAGGACTAATCTGAAATTCTGAATCACTATAGTAAGGAGAGcagattgatggaaacagtttCAAGCTCTGTTGTATTTATTTACACATTTATAGTTTCTCTTGGGATTTCTATCTTTTTATCTGAATACAGAAGTTATTGGATTCGTCTACAATGATCCCTGTTACTGAATTTTAACTGTCCAGTTCAGAAAACTCAGTTCTAACATTTCCATTCACTGTCCAGAAATTTCAGTTTTTTTAGCTGCCAACCAATATGCCGATCTTGTTACAACATATCTTAACTGTCGCAACACTTTTTGCACAAATATATACTGCATTACTGCCTAGTGCCTAACTGATCCAAAGATTTTACTTGTTCCCTTGAAATTCAGCGGCTTCGGTGTTGCGGCACCCAAATGTTGATGCACCATAGAGGAATACGAGAGCAAGTCCCTTAACAACGGCATAACAGTGGCTCGCTTCAGAAATCAAGTATTGCTGCTTCAGATACAATGGGATGAGGAACTTGTTTCTGTTTTGATGTGCCCAGCTGACTTGAAATGGTTTGAGTTGGCCTTTCTTGCTTCAGAACTTTCAAATGGGTGAAAGCATACGTGGAGAAAAATGCTTGAAACATTTTTCACAGTTTCATTGGTTGTAATTACCATCTTGATCTCTGTTAGGTGCTACTGAGAGTAGCTAGTTTCTGAGGATGTATAGGCAAGGGTTTCAGTCAATGTTTCTGAACTCAGCTTTCAGTCCTGAGCTAGAGCCTACAAGTCATGGCTTTATCATTTGTGTGCCAAGCTCTGCGCACAGTTTTTTTGGGGGGAAAATCTCTGGGCAAATCTTGGTCAACTAAATCCCTTTTTATGTACTTTGAGCACTAAGCAGATATAGAGAGGTGTTCTGTAGATAGCACACGTGTAGCAAGGCATCAACTGCTTAGTTAGTTATAAAAAAATACTGCTTGGCGGCATCGTTTTGCAAGTCCTCCGTTCTAATTCTAACAGTGACAGTCCGTCAGTCCTAACTCGAAcccaaataaggccttgtttggatgtagtcgtatttacctcaatccacatgggcAGGCCCGGTCCTGTCAATTTATAGACCCGGAGCGAAGCTATAAGAATAGGCCCTCTAATATAATGCATAAAAACATTCTTATGAAACAATTATATATTTTTCTTACCTTAAAATTTTCTTCTAACATTTGCTGCTGCAAAGTCATTGATGATGGCCTCAATATCAATTTCATCTAATAGTTTCTTCTCGATGCATAAAGTTGCCAAACCATTTAGTCGTTCTTGGGACATTACGGACCTCAAATAATTCTTCAACAATTTCAACTTTGAAAAGGTTCTTTCAGCTGAGGCCACTGTCACAGGCATAGTGAATAGGATCCGATAAGCAATAGAAATATTAGGGTAACAATCCGCTTCTGTGACAAACTCAAAAATCTCCATAGCAGACATTGGCTTATCTGGTAGAGTAAACTGTAAAATAGCTAACTCAGAAAT is part of the Sorghum bicolor cultivar BTx623 chromosome 10, Sorghum_bicolor_NCBIv3, whole genome shotgun sequence genome and harbors:
- the LOC8071361 gene encoding uncharacterized protein LOC8071361, which gives rise to MEFFPDGMHLRLRNRKHGTYLHADEDGVYVSLTLHRASLNTAWQVHRVLRSGGDYVLLHSAAYGRYLALSPEQVSLVYVGHRAVQGVYESPEQDDVLWEAVWVDDEGGDVLMLHASNRLLRAAPWNPLLNSCVFVDIDNAGAMMHWVVEAIPLRPEPPPLPALPIGVVLWRKIVYMRADDHGNFDPLARRTYDFSGRSLNQLTGDLANQLREPFHRITLCVRAGSHGRLTPLAIDLPSNQQAMEIIVLTTMSPAASVLRHPNVDAP